A single region of the Ptychodera flava strain L36383 chromosome 9, AS_Pfla_20210202, whole genome shotgun sequence genome encodes:
- the LOC139139768 gene encoding short transient receptor potential channel 4-like yields the protein MTLDGSSKYIGQFELRKTKPREVKLLELVELGDVKAVSDYIKNTPGLDVNYEWLWRHHLVTPLHVAAEKDNIHMIDLLLRYNATPLTKSVSLREKYERMDYYEDYEDVVLSFQRLKCYEARSSIAYIALNSEDILMEAFQLRVELQKNYSDSKIEGFYMHDYKRLRDKVEQFAVDILNCCDSLSEIAVLLHGRSQCCARCCGGRANADCCFGQEREKWMNLSKAIETEHRTFVADEKCQQIILREWTRKSGSTKHDQKFALGWRKFMKIICFLFSFFLLQPVVALICILWPYCRLAEVVFCPIITSYIHQLSYLTFLVIHLYVSIILLIPEITYQQWVAKVHNQGDYVILIYIPLVYHVLWVLGSCLQVTRTIIYKGFRKHFSQLSNVMIIIWYLINVAMYVESTLAFFGIIGLSTVRTRWLLALSIIIGVSLVLKLLQNETFLGKLIISFKKMIPDVTRFFIVFVIVGLSFAATLYIFYYEVDYSDSKVYSFKSTAERIIWTLYGIQNIDPLVITNASASVHAELHPLKHPIQLENTTADNEPLLSPNDYFVIQTSGILLYWANSTLIFIVLLNLFIAMMSDTYTRIQEGIECDWRFERVRHMMTYIDSGIKWNLPSPYNLIAWPWYCILQHIERRRGSAIRVIDEEQSQKFSKKKLPYDTLMKILLYRYFKKRDENGTGNV from the exons ATGACACTAGACGGTTCCAGTAAATACATTGGACAGTTTGAGCTGAGAAAGACGAAACCACGTGAAGTCAAACTACTTGAGTTGGTGGAACTCGGAGATGTGAAAGCTGTCTCGGATTATATCAAG AACACACCTGGACTCGATGTAAACTATGAATGGTTATGGCGCCATCACTTGGTCACTCCACTGCACGTAGCCGCTGAGAAGGACAATATTCACATGATCGACTTATTACTCAGATACAATGCCACTCCCTTGACAAAATCAGTCTCTTTGCGTG AGAAATATGAACGGATGGACTACTACGAAGACTATGAAGATGTCGTCTTGAGTTTTCAGAGATTGAAGTGCTATGAAGCCAGATCAAGCATAGCTTACATAGCATTGAACAGCGAGGACATTCTCATGGAAGCGTTTCAGCTGCGGGTGGAACTTCAGAAAAATTACTCTGACAGCAAGATTGAAGGCTTTTATATG CATGACTATAAACGACTCCGTGACAAGGTTGAACAATTCGCTGTTGATATATTGAATTGTTGTGACAGTCTGTCTGAAATAGCTGTGTTGTTACATGGACGATCACAATGTTGTGCACGGTGTTGTGGAGGGCGGGCCAACGCCGACTGTTGTTTTGGACAAGAGCGTGAGAAATGGATGAATCTAAGCAAGGCAATAGAAACGGAACATAGAACC TTTGTTGCTGAcgaaaaatgtcaacaaataaTATTGCGAGAATGGACGAGGAAATCTGGATCAACGAAACATGATCAAAAATTCGCACTTGGATggagaaaattcatgaaaattatctgttttttgttttcgttttttctCCTGCAGCCTGTAGTTGCGCTGATCTGTATCTTGTGGCCTTATTGCAGATTGGCTGAGGTTGTCTTTTGCCCGATCATAACGTCTTACATTCACCAGCTGTCTTATCTAACTTTCCTCGTCATTCATCTCTACGTTTCCATCATTTTACTCATCCCTGAAATAACATATCAGCAGTGGGTTGCCAAGGTTCACAATCAAGGTGATTACGTCATCCTGATTTACATACCACTCGTGTATCATGTGCTATGGGTGTTAGGGTCATGTCTCCAAGTAACGCGCACGATCATCTATAAAGGTTTCAGGAAGCATTTCTCGCAGCTATCTAACGTAATGATTATAATTTGGTATCTCATAAATGTAGCAATGTATGTTGAGAGCACTCTAGCGTTTTTCGGCATCATTGGTCTTTCTACGGTGAGAACACGCTGGTTACTTGCTCTGAGTATAATTATTGGTGTTAGTCTTGTTTTGAAATTACTGCAGAACGAGACGTTTCTCGGAAAACTGATTATTTCATTCAAGAAAATGATACCAGATGTAACTCGTTTCTTTATCGTATTTGTCATCGTCGGATTGTCCTTTGCAGCAACTCTGTACATCTTTTATTACGAAGTTGATTATAGTGATTCAAAAGTATATAG TTTTAAAAGTACTGCAGAGAGGATAATATGGACGCTGTATGGAATTCAGAACATTGACCCCCTTGTCATAACAAATGCATCCGCCTCTGTCCACGCCGAATTACATCCATTAAAACATCCCATACAGTTGGAGAATACGACAGCAGATAACGAACCATTATTGTCACCAAATGATTATTTTGTCATCCAAACATCAGGCATCCTTCTCTATTGGGCAAACAGCACATTAATATTCATTGTGTTGTTGAATTTATTCATCGCTATGATGTCTGACACATACACACGGATACAG GAAGGAATAGAATGTGATTGGAGATTTGAACGAGTACGTCATATGATGACGTACATTGACAGTGGAATCAAGTGGAATTTACCATCGCCATACAATCTGATTGCATGGCCATGGTATTGTATTTTACAACACATTGAACGGCGCCGTGGCAGTGCAATACGGGTCATTGATGAG GAGCaatcacagaaattttcaaagaagaaACTGCCTTACGACACG CTTATGAAGATTCTACTTTACAGATATTTCAAAAAACGAGATGAAAACGGCACGGGAAATGTCTGA
- the LOC139139769 gene encoding ADP-ribosylation factor-like protein 5B, translating to MGVLLAKLWSLFSNEEHKVIIVGLDNAGKTTILYQFLMSEVVHTSPTIGSNVEEVNWKNIHFLMWDIGGQESLRSAWPTYYTNTDFVIIVVDSTDRERLHITKEELYKMLAHEDLRHAAVLVYANKQDIKGSMSAAEISQQLNLTSIKDHGWHIQACCALTGEGLYNGLEWVTHQIKR from the exons AACATAAAGTCATCATTGTAGGTCTTGACAATGCAGGGAAAACAACAATTTTATATCAATT TTTGATGAGTGAAGTTGTTCACACGTCACCAACAATAGGAAGCAATGTAGAAGAAGTTAATTGGAAAAATATTCACTTTTTAATGTGGGACATAGGTGGACAGGAATCACTACGTTCTGCCTGGCCTACCTACTATACTAACACAGAT TTTGTAATTATTGTTGTAGATAGTACAGATAGGGAAAGACTGCACATCACTAAAGAAGAACTTTACAAAATGCTGGCTCATGAG GATTTGAGGCATGCAGCAGTACTAGTTTATGCCAATAAACAAGACATCAAAGGCTCTATGTCAGCAGCAGAAATTTCACAACAGTTGAACTTGACATCAATAAAAGATCATGGATGGCATATACAGGCGTGTTGTGCACTTACTGGGGAAGG GCTGTACAATGGTTTAGAATGGGTCACACATCAAATCAAGAGGTGA